Within the Candidatus Nealsonbacteria bacterium genome, the region AGCAGTCAGCGGGGTTGGCGGCGAGGCAATAGAGGTGGAAATTGCTGCTAAACAAATCCTTAAATTAAAAGAAAAAGTAAATAAAATTTTAGCCAGACATACCGGTCAACCATTTAAAAAAATTGAAAAAGACACTGACCGCGATTTCTATTTGTCAGCCGAGGAGGCAAAAGATTACGGAATTATTGATGAAGTTGTAAAAATAAAAAATTAAAGAATAAAAATTTAGTATTTAGTATGTTTATTTTCAAAAATGTATTCAAAAAATCTAATTCCGAGTTTCCAGAGAGAGAGAGAGAGTTAAAGGTCTCTCTAAAAAGAGCTTCACCCTGGTTGAATTGCTGATTGTTATTAGCATTCTCGGTCTTTTGGCAAGCATTCTTTTGG harbors:
- a CDS encoding prepilin-type N-terminal cleavage/methylation domain-containing protein is translated as MVELLIVISILGLLASILL